The proteins below are encoded in one region of Leptotrichia sp. oral taxon 218:
- a CDS encoding nitrite/sulfite reductase, whose protein sequence is MKLNDFKEIENYQKEREKKELDFILNLTQESFNDKEKEKEWNKLRTSFALYTEGRIKGTYMTRPRFFESKIDIEDFEYLLDVVQKYCDGRLHLTTRQDFQLHGMKKENLPKILEVISKRGFFTKATCGDSTRAVITPETTGFEEEVFDVSPHARIVTDYILNGREFMHLPRKYKIAFSNKEENSLYVKINDIGFQAVIQDEKKGFRVYVGGGIGPISTNAIVLREFIEEDEFLYYIHAIRNVFNDHGNRKIRARARLRYVLLNLGEEKFLELCNEYISNFYAEKGGSLKIYTRKLLEEREILDREKELEKIKIFSSEENTDESIKNDEFLKNEKNIVAGKYKGEYGYYLRPTRGNIYKEDGEKLIEFVKNLDYKVELKLTSFQSILVRGLKKEDVLKLKEIMSEYYGGNEFYSSYSCIGSTTCNVGILDTPPILDYIFEFFDNDEKRELTNYLPQIKVTGCPNSCATPQIARLGFSGRRKKDGEYFAIFARGEFSGKTVKLNENLGEIKANKIPYFLEDIANIIKNENIEFEKFANEDRFLGLIEDYKEIEVENVDFNEFRKIDAEKAW, encoded by the coding sequence ATGAAATTAAATGATTTTAAGGAAATTGAAAACTATCAAAAAGAGAGAGAAAAAAAGGAGCTGGATTTTATTTTAAATTTGACTCAAGAATCTTTTAATGATAAGGAAAAAGAAAAGGAATGGAATAAACTTAGGACTTCGTTTGCACTTTATACTGAAGGTAGAATTAAAGGGACTTATATGACAAGACCTCGATTTTTTGAGAGTAAAATAGACATTGAAGATTTTGAATATTTATTGGATGTTGTGCAAAAATATTGTGATGGAAGACTTCATCTTACAACTAGACAAGATTTTCAGCTTCATGGAATGAAAAAAGAAAATTTACCAAAAATTTTGGAGGTTATTTCAAAAAGAGGATTTTTTACAAAAGCGACTTGCGGAGATTCAACTAGAGCTGTAATTACACCTGAAACAACTGGATTTGAAGAAGAAGTCTTTGATGTTTCACCTCATGCGAGAATAGTTACAGACTATATTTTAAATGGTCGTGAATTTATGCACTTGCCAAGAAAATATAAAATTGCTTTTTCGAATAAAGAAGAAAATTCGCTTTATGTGAAAATAAACGACATTGGATTTCAAGCAGTTATTCAAGATGAAAAAAAAGGATTTCGTGTGTATGTTGGTGGAGGAATTGGACCGATTTCAACTAATGCGATTGTTTTAAGAGAATTTATCGAAGAAGACGAATTTTTGTATTATATTCATGCAATAAGAAATGTGTTTAATGACCATGGAAATCGTAAAATTCGTGCTAGAGCAAGACTTCGTTATGTTTTGCTAAATTTAGGGGAAGAGAAATTCTTGGAATTGTGTAACGAATATATTTCTAATTTTTATGCAGAAAAAGGGGGCAGTCTTAAAATTTATACGAGAAAATTACTTGAAGAAAGAGAAATTTTGGATAGAGAAAAAGAATTAGAAAAAATAAAAATATTTTCTAGTGAAGAAAATACGGATGAAAGTATTAAAAACGACGAATTCTTGAAAAATGAAAAAAATATCGTGGCAGGAAAATATAAAGGAGAATACGGATATTATTTGAGACCTACGAGAGGAAATATTTATAAGGAAGACGGAGAAAAATTAATTGAATTTGTAAAAAATTTGGATTACAAAGTTGAATTGAAACTTACAAGTTTTCAAAGTATTTTGGTTCGTGGACTTAAAAAAGAAGATGTATTAAAATTAAAAGAAATTATGAGCGAATATTATGGCGGAAATGAATTTTACAGTTCATATTCTTGTATTGGGAGTACAACTTGTAATGTCGGAATTTTGGATACTCCGCCAATTTTAGACTATATTTTTGAATTTTTTGACAATGATGAAAAAAGAGAGCTTACAAATTATTTACCACAAATAAAAGTTACTGGATGTCCAAATTCTTGTGCAACTCCGCAAATTGCCAGACTTGGTTTTAGCGGAAGAAGAAAAAAAGATGGGGAATATTTTGCAATTTTTGCAAGGGGAGAATTTAGTGGAAAAACTGTTAAACTTAATGAAAACTTGGGAGAAATAAAAGCGAATAAAATACCATATTTTCTTGAAGATATTGCAAATATTATAAAAAATGAAAATATTGAATTTGAAAAATTTGCAAATGAAGATAGATTTCTTGGATTAATTGAAGATTACAAAGAAATTGAAGTAGAAAATGTTGATTTTAATGAATTTCGTAAAATTGATGCCGAAAAGGCTTGGTAA
- a CDS encoding sulfate/molybdate ABC transporter ATP-binding protein — MYVELKNVNKMYNDYKASNDINLGIKKGKLVALLGPSGSGKSTILRMIAGLETPDSGEIIIDKKVVNDISPSKRGIGFVFQNYALFRYMTVFDNIAFGLKIMKEKKSVIKERVKKLMKLVNIENLGDRYPNQLSGGQRQRVAFARALAPNPELLLLDEPFAAIDAKVRQELRNWLRETIDKVGITSIFVTHDQEEAIEVADEIIVTNKGRIEQVGSPKEIYSNPKTAFVAKFMGNPIELENINKFKGFEHLENNSKAIIRAENVTIIKNGEQFRYSASTEKGIVEYTLFRGKEVEIGVRVNGILIKGNRKIEEDAVFNNEEVNVYIYRAFVFDNDEKVKIVENANTRNQNDVVI; from the coding sequence ATGTATGTTGAATTAAAAAATGTGAATAAGATGTACAATGACTACAAAGCGTCAAATGACATCAATTTAGGAATAAAAAAAGGAAAATTAGTGGCATTACTTGGTCCATCTGGAAGTGGAAAGTCAACAATTTTGCGAATGATTGCGGGACTTGAAACACCTGATTCTGGAGAGATAATCATTGACAAAAAAGTTGTAAATGATATTTCACCAAGTAAAAGAGGAATCGGATTTGTTTTTCAAAATTATGCGCTTTTTCGGTATATGACTGTTTTTGACAATATTGCGTTTGGACTAAAAATTATGAAGGAGAAAAAAAGTGTCATAAAAGAGAGAGTTAAAAAACTTATGAAACTTGTAAATATTGAAAATTTGGGAGATCGTTATCCAAATCAGCTGTCTGGTGGACAAAGACAAAGAGTGGCTTTTGCAAGGGCATTAGCACCAAATCCAGAACTTCTTTTGTTAGATGAACCTTTTGCGGCAATTGATGCCAAAGTTAGACAGGAGCTTAGAAACTGGCTTCGTGAAACTATTGACAAAGTTGGAATTACGAGTATTTTTGTGACACACGACCAAGAAGAAGCGATAGAAGTTGCTGATGAAATAATTGTTACAAACAAAGGGAGAATTGAGCAAGTGGGTTCTCCTAAAGAAATTTACAGTAATCCAAAAACTGCATTTGTGGCAAAATTTATGGGAAACCCGATTGAGCTTGAGAACATAAATAAGTTTAAGGGATTTGAACATTTGGAAAATAATTCAAAAGCGATAATTAGAGCAGAAAATGTTACGATTATAAAAAATGGAGAGCAGTTTAGATATTCGGCTTCGACAGAAAAAGGAATTGTAGAATATACGCTTTTTCGTGGAAAAGAAGTAGAAATTGGAGTTAGAGTTAACGGGATTCTAATAAAAGGGAATAGAAAAATTGAAGAAGATGCGGTTTTTAATAATGAAGAAGTGAATGTATATATTTATCGTGCTTTTGTTTTTGATAATGACGAAAAAGTGAAAATTGTGGAAAATGCGAATACTCGAAATCAAAACGATGTCGTAATTTAA